A genomic stretch from Bifidobacterium sp. ESL0769 includes:
- a CDS encoding isochorismatase family protein, whose protein sequence is MAGKALIIVDVQPTFCEGGELGVEGGTAVADRIAEYVKAHGDEYAYIVTTQDWHIEPGSHFSDHPDFVDSWPKHGVAGTPNAELMPRIATLNLKHHFKKGQYASAYSGFEGIEDNTDCVQTREEFAQMQKDGKTLAQGLKDASVDHVDVVGLAESHCVKETALDAKKLGYSVTVFEDMTEPVSEDQGVSARKQMSEAGVELKNGLGD, encoded by the coding sequence ATGGCAGGCAAGGCATTGATTATCGTGGACGTGCAGCCCACGTTCTGCGAAGGCGGGGAGCTCGGGGTCGAAGGCGGCACGGCTGTGGCCGATCGCATCGCCGAGTATGTGAAGGCGCATGGCGATGAGTACGCCTACATCGTCACCACGCAGGACTGGCATATCGAGCCGGGTTCACATTTCTCGGACCATCCTGATTTCGTGGATTCATGGCCGAAGCACGGTGTTGCGGGCACCCCGAACGCCGAGTTGATGCCGCGGATTGCAACGTTGAACCTCAAACATCATTTCAAGAAGGGCCAGTATGCTTCGGCGTATTCCGGCTTCGAAGGTATCGAAGACAATACCGACTGTGTGCAGACCCGCGAGGAATTTGCCCAGATGCAGAAGGACGGCAAGACCTTGGCTCAAGGGCTGAAAGATGCCAGCGTCGACCATGTCGATGTGGTTGGTCTGGCCGAATCGCACTGCGTCAAGGAGACCGCGCTTGATGCCAAGAAGCTTGGATATTCCGTCACCGTTTTTGAAGATATGACCGAACCGGTCAGTGAGGATCAGGGTGTGAGCGCTCGCAAGCAGATGAGCGAAGCTGGCGTCGAATTGAAGAACGGGTTGGGTGACTGA
- the recQ gene encoding DNA helicase RecQ has translation MPALTSSSSLAQTEPVSSGSSSGALAALKQYFGYDSFREGQEDLVNAILAGHDVLGVMPTGAGKSICYQVPATMLPGLTIVISPLISLMRDQVDALNDAGIKAAFINTTQESDEQSMVFAQARQGDVKMLYVAPERLETERFRNFAAQVEISLITVDEAHCVSQWGQDFRSSYLGIGEFIDSLPVRPTVAAFTATATEKVRRDIVRLLRLKNPKVTVTGFDRPNLYFDIINMPTKRKNVWITDYAAKHSDESGIVYCATRKETEALADELNRHGIGAAAYHGGMSAEARDKAQRDFVTDQVPVVVATNAFGMGIDKSNVRYVIHHNMPESIEAYYQEAGRAGRDGEPGRCTLLWNESDIVTRRRLLDMDSDNDRMSPEEQEVVRQSHRRLLNAMIGYCRTTECLHRYIMRYFADPNGVGSAENGQEQDEPTDGEVHKCGNCANCESTFETIDVSDVARAVSRCVHDINQSFGMGKIVSVLRGSKAQDLINRHLDRVPSYGALHDVPDARIRDVINQMATDGYLFVSEGRLPIVRFGVRAGETVNPDFHYEIKRIQRKKPVVSSGAAFGSYDADASGGDAARTNNGAYGDYEPTEEDEALFQKFRELRRTIAQEIGKPPYIVFSDKTLRDMARIKPVTDAQFLAVNGVGENKLHLYGPRFMDVVRAQ, from the coding sequence ATGCCTGCATTGACCTCTTCCTCGTCATTGGCCCAGACTGAGCCTGTATCGTCTGGGTCGTCCAGCGGTGCGCTGGCAGCCCTGAAACAGTACTTCGGCTACGATTCGTTCCGCGAGGGACAGGAGGATCTGGTCAATGCCATTCTCGCAGGCCATGACGTGTTGGGAGTAATGCCGACCGGTGCCGGCAAATCCATCTGCTATCAGGTGCCGGCCACCATGCTGCCGGGGCTGACCATTGTCATCTCTCCGTTGATTTCGCTGATGCGTGATCAGGTAGATGCCTTGAATGATGCGGGTATCAAGGCTGCGTTCATCAACACCACGCAGGAAAGCGACGAGCAATCCATGGTGTTTGCCCAAGCTCGGCAAGGCGACGTGAAAATGCTGTACGTCGCTCCCGAACGCTTGGAAACCGAGCGGTTCCGCAACTTCGCTGCACAGGTCGAGATTTCGCTGATTACGGTGGATGAGGCACACTGTGTTTCTCAATGGGGGCAGGATTTCCGCTCGTCGTATCTGGGAATCGGCGAGTTCATCGACAGCTTGCCGGTTCGACCGACCGTCGCAGCGTTCACGGCGACCGCGACCGAAAAAGTACGTCGTGATATCGTCCGGTTGTTGCGTCTCAAAAACCCTAAAGTTACGGTTACGGGCTTCGACCGGCCGAATCTGTATTTCGACATCATCAATATGCCGACGAAACGCAAGAACGTGTGGATTACGGATTACGCGGCCAAACATTCCGACGAATCCGGCATCGTCTACTGTGCCACCCGAAAGGAGACCGAGGCGCTCGCGGACGAGTTGAACCGGCATGGTATCGGTGCCGCAGCCTACCACGGCGGGATGTCCGCCGAGGCTCGCGACAAGGCGCAACGTGATTTCGTCACTGACCAGGTGCCGGTGGTCGTGGCCACCAACGCCTTCGGCATGGGCATCGATAAGTCTAATGTCCGTTACGTCATTCATCACAACATGCCGGAAAGTATCGAAGCATACTATCAAGAGGCCGGTCGAGCAGGACGAGACGGTGAACCGGGACGTTGCACATTGCTCTGGAACGAATCGGACATCGTCACCCGTCGCAGGCTTTTGGATATGGACTCCGACAACGACCGAATGAGCCCGGAAGAGCAGGAAGTCGTTCGTCAAAGTCATCGGCGTCTGCTGAACGCGATGATTGGCTACTGCCGCACTACCGAGTGTCTGCATCGCTATATCATGCGGTATTTCGCCGATCCTAATGGCGTTGGTTCGGCAGAAAATGGCCAAGAACAAGATGAGCCGACAGATGGTGAAGTCCATAAATGCGGCAACTGCGCCAATTGCGAAAGTACCTTCGAGACCATCGATGTTTCCGACGTGGCTCGTGCCGTGAGCCGTTGTGTTCACGACATCAATCAAAGCTTCGGCATGGGCAAAATCGTCTCTGTACTGCGCGGCTCAAAAGCACAGGACTTGATCAATCGGCATCTCGACCGTGTGCCGAGTTACGGTGCGCTTCACGATGTGCCAGATGCGCGTATTCGTGATGTCATCAACCAAATGGCGACCGACGGCTATCTCTTCGTTTCCGAAGGCAGACTGCCGATTGTTCGTTTCGGTGTGCGCGCAGGGGAGACGGTAAACCCTGATTTCCATTATGAAATCAAACGTATCCAGCGCAAGAAACCGGTTGTTTCGTCCGGTGCCGCTTTCGGCTCATATGATGCTGACGCTTCAGGTGGCGATGCTGCGAGAACGAATAATGGCGCTTACGGTGATTACGAACCTACCGAAGAGGATGAAGCATTGTTCCAGAAGTTCCGCGAGTTGCGGCGTACCATCGCCCAGGAAATCGGTAAGCCGCCCTACATCGTCTTCTCCGACAAGACCCTGCGAGACATGGCTCGTATCAAGCCGGTGACTGATGCCCAATTCCTCGCCGTCAACGGTGTAGGTGAAAACAAGCTGCATCTCTACGGCCCTCGTTTCATGGACGTGGTGCGTGCTCAGTAG